In Candidatus Contubernalis alkalaceticus, the genomic window CTTTTCCAACTTTTTCCGCTTTCCCATGATATTTCTCTGCGGCCTGTTTCTCCCCATTCAAAACCTGCCGGCCCTGATCCGGCCCCTTTCTTATGCCCTGCCCCTGACCTACGGTGCAGATATTCTAAAAACTGCAATTAACGGAACCGGTTTTATTTCACCCCTGATAAGCTTCCCGGTGCTTCTCGGCTTCAGCCTTTTTCTGTTTCTGGTCAGCACCCGCAATATTCAAAGGAAGTGGATTTATTAGCCCCTGATATATAAATTATTTTTTGGATAATTAATTTTATTGCACAAAATAACCTGAAGGATTTTGATGAATTCAAATGTTCCCACAGGGTACCATAGAAAAAAACAGCTAAAGGATTCCCAGCTTTTCCCGCTCTACTATCTCAAAAGCTGTTTTTCTTACCGCGCAGTCCTGGTATGAAAAATGATGGGTTGGCTCATTGAGAATGGCCCGGGCGGGGAAGCCCCTGGGGCAGAAAGCATTGAACCTGCATTGTTGGCACTCTAATGACCGCTGGTTTTTTATGTTTATCCCTTTAAATTCTAATGCAGGGTTACCAACGGTCCCTATATGAAGATATCTGCCGGACCAGTTCAAAATTTAAGAGGGGCTCTCCCCCCGAAAGCTGCACTTTAAAAGGGTTAGGAATACTGCCCAATACCTTTTTTGCTGTATCAAAGGACATATAGGTTTGTTTTTCCCCTGCCCGAGCATAACAGTATTTACACCTTAGATTACAGTCACTGGTCAGCCAGAGAACTACGTAAGATAAATTGTTAATGATTTCTGGCACCCCTTTTGAAAAAATACGCAGGTTTTAATAATCACTAATACTCTATTCCCCGACGGCTCTTAACCCCACTTTTTAAAGGATGTTTCACCGCATTGTTTTCTGAAACCAGGTCCGCTGCTTCAATTAATTCCGGAGGTATCCCTCTGCCGGTAAAGACCAGCTCAACCCTGGACGGTTTTAGTTTAATCAGTTCCAGGCCGTGGGAAACCTTCAGCAAGTCAAATCTCAGGGCATTTCCAAATTCGTCCAGGATAACCAGATCGTATTTTCCTCCGGTTAGAACCTCCCGAGAAAATTCATAAACCATCAGGGCATGCTCTCTCTTTTCCTCCACATTGCTCTGGCTGTTAAAACAGTCCCCCTCACAATCACCGCAGTGCATAAACCCGCTGCGAATCATGGAGGAGTAAGGACAGCCCTTGCCGAACTGAAAAAAATACAATTACTTATTATCCAACTTGCAGCACTATAACCAATAAGCCGATGTACACAACTTCGTTAAGGAAAAAAGAGGTTAGGGCCAGTTTGGCACCCAACCTTAAGCCGTATACTCCAACATAATAAGCACCGGAATACTTTAGTAAAAATACCGGAGAAGCTAAGATACTTGACCAAAGCATAGTTTTTACCGCCTGGATCAAAGTCATGTCCCCTCCCTGAAAACATGTCCCCAGAGATGTGAGCCCTATAACAGTATTGGTCATATAAGCTGCAATGCAGGCTGTGCTGCAGGGGGGCAATCCCAGAACTTCAACATTTATAGGCAGGGAATCAAAAACCCCCAGGGAAATAAGCTGAAAAAACACCAGTGCAGTAAGGGGTATGGTTAAGGCCATACGTCTTAAAGACGTCACACTGCTGATCATACTGCGCTTAAGGATCTCCCAATAGTTTTTTGGTGAGCTTTCCTGTTCATCCTTTCGAAGTTCACCGGTTTTTGCTATCTCGGGCAGCGTGAACCTGCCCAGGAATATGATTACCATAACCACTATAATTACACTAATGGTATGCACAGAAAGATATATAGACCCCAGAACCATCCCCAACAGGGGCAGGGCCACGGGGATATAAAAGGTAAACATCTCTCTTATATGAAAGGGTATATAGAAAGTAAGGGCCGAAAGAAAAGCCTGCCGTTCGTCAATTAATCCCTGATCCCGAAAGTTTATCAGCATGGCCCCGGCAGAATAGGCGCTGCCAAAGCTGGATACAAAGGGCACGGTAACTTCTTGGGGCAGATGGAAAAAACGGCCGAAAAAATAACCTGCCGGCGCCATAATTTTTTTAAAAAAGCCCAATTCTAAAAGAATATTGGCAAACAACATGCCCGGAATAATGAGAGCAAAAATCCTTACACTGAACAGAATAACTTCCCAAATAATTTCTATCTGTGTTTCCATCCCCGAAGCCCCCAGTTAATACGTTTTTCCTGTTATTAGAGATTTCAATATGCTTAGATGATAAGAGGTTTTTCACTCCACCCGCAGAGTAACTTTAACGGCTGCCCAAAAGAAAATTACCGCAAACCCCAGCATAATCCATAGGGATGCCCAGGGAAACGGGTTTTCCAAAACTACTGCCCTAAGCGCCTTGCTGGCATGGGTTAAAGGCAGGAAATTAATAAGCACATTGACTCCCGAAGGTAAATCATCGATGGAAAAGAAGGTGTTACTCAAAAAAGACATGGGAACAATAACAAAAGAAGTAAAAGATCCCATATCTTCGTGGGAATTAATAATCATCCCAGCCAAAACCCCCAGGGAAGCAAATAAAAAGCTGTTTAACAGCATTACCAGCCAGAACAACGGAGGCATGATTAACTGAGCTCCGAATAAAAATGAAAGCCCCAATACAATGATGGAGGCGAATATCCCCCGGCCGCATCCTGCAGCTACTTCTCCTAAAACAACGGAAACAGGGCTGATGGGGGCTATGACAAATTCTTCATAGGTCTTATAATATAGACGGCTGATATTTAAGGGGACGGCCACACTGTTAAAGCTTACGCTCATGGAGGTTAAAGCAATAATCCCTGGGACTACAAACTGCATGTAGCTTCCTCCTTCAACACTGATGCTTCGTCCCAGCCCCCACCCAAAAGCTACCATATATAGCAGAGGGCTGACTAAAGTAGAGCCTAATATTTTCCAAAACCTGCTCTTAAATATCTGCCATTGTCTCCAAAAAATAGTATGCCAATCCATGCTTATTCACCCACCTTATGATCCGTCAATTTTATGAAAACGTCTTCCAGATTAGATTCCCGGATGATAACCTTCCCTGCTAATTCTCCCGCAGTTTTAGCTGCCGTCTCCCGGTCTGGGAAAAATTGATAGCTGGTATCTCCATTTATAATATTTTCAATAACCACATCCCCTACCTGGTGCCTCAGCTCCTCCGGGGTTCCCAGAGCAATCAACTTCCCTTTATCAATTAATCCCACCCGGCTGCACAGAGTCTCCGCTTCTTCGATATAGTGAGTGGTTAGAAGCACTGTTAATCCCAGGTCGTTCATCTTCCTTATTAAAACCCATATTTTTCTTCGGGAATGGGCATCCAAGCCCACGGTGGGTTCATCCAGGAACAGAATCTGAGGCCGGTGAAACATGGCTCTGGCAATCATCAGCTTTCTTTTCATTCCCCCGGACAAGACCATAACCCGGTCCCGGGCTCTTTCCTCCAGCTGGGTAAAAGCCATAAGTTCCTCAATTCGCTTACTTCGCTCCTGCTTGGGAATCTTATGAAGCCGGCCATGTAATTCCAGGTTGTCCCATAGGGTTAAATCCCCGTCCAGGTTTATATGCTGGGGCACCACCCCAATCTGTGCCTTAACCCCGGTCAGCTGACGGGTCAGGTCCAAATTATTAATTATCACCTTCCCGCTTGTAGGGCGGGCCAGAGTGGTCAACATCCGGATAATAGTGGTTTTGCCGGCCCCGTTAGGGCCCAGCAAACCAAATACTTCACCCTTTTCTATAAATAAATCTACGTTATCCACTGCAGTAAGTGAATTAAATTTTTTGGTAACCCCCTGTAACTCAATCAAAAAGTACCCTCCTCTGTCTTTTGACAATTTTCGGTCTTAGCTACTGCTTCACTATTCTCATCATCTCAAAAAGCTTCTAACGGCCCCTTCTATTTCCTGGGCCCTTAAATCCTCTAGTTTATAGTATCTAGCTTCCATCACCTCTGCCAGTTCTTTAGCCAGCCCCAACTCAATAAAATCATTTTCACTGTCGATAACCAATCCATTAATCCCTTCAGCCCTCATTTTTCTACCCAGTTCTTTAGCCTCCTCCACCGGATCTCCCCCCTTCAGGGATACGTTGGCCCTTCCGTCGGACACCAAAACCAACACCGGCACCATGTCAGGATCTTTAACTTTTCTAGATTTAAGTATCTCATACCCTAGAGCCAGCCCTGCAGCCAAAGGGGTTTTTCCCCCCGTGGGCAGCTCTTTTAAGTTTTTGTTGGCCAGATGTACGCTTCGGGTAATTCCCAACAACATTTCCGCGGAACTGTTTCGAAAAGCCACCAGTCCTACCATATCCCTTTTCTGGTAGGCATCATTTAAAAGAGATAAAATAGCCGTTTTGGTAGCCTTCATACGTTGATTAGCTCCCATGGAACCGCTGGCATCAACCACAAACAGCAGTGTATTGCCGATTTTCTTTTCCCGGACTTTCTCTCTGAAATCACATTTTTCAATGATAATAGCACTGCCGCTGCTTTTTCTGCTCTTTTGAAATACGGCTGCCGCTCTCAATGTGGCGTCAAAAGCCAGGTCTATCAGCTTATCTCCCGGCATCCGGTAGCGAATGTACCTTCCCTGACGGGAAGTGGTTTTAGTCCTGCTCCTTCTGCCGCTGCCTCCCTGATTTTTCTTTCAAAAGGATCAATCCCAATGGTGCTCACTCTAAAAGCCTCTCCGGGTTCCTCCACCAGGCCTTCCGGACTGGGAATTGTCTGCTGTTCCTGTTTTCCCTGGTTTTCTGGAAAACCTTGTAGATCTTCAGGCTGCTCCCCATGATTTTTCGGTCCATCAGGCTTCACTTCCTGCTCCCCGGCAGTCGGATCGATGTCCTGCTGGTTATCTTGGCCCTGCTTATTTTCTTCCTCCTCTGTCTCCATTTCCTCCGGCGGCTGCTCCTGCTCCATTTCCTGAGACTGATTTTTATTCACCGGAGGGGAGCAAACCCTATGGGGTAAAGCCAGCTCCGCTGCATCCTTTAAATCCTCCAGGGTAATATTAAGGCGATGCTGTAATGCTGCAATAGTACGGGCGGTTTCCACCATTACTAAATCTGCCCGATGCCCCTGGCAGTAAGCCTGCTGAGCAATTTCTGCTGCCATTTTGATAATATTTTCGGAAACCTCCACCTGTTCCAGAAACTTTTGGGCAGCATATATTTTTTCCGTAAGATCTTTTTGCTGGGTTTGGTACTTATTTTTAAACTGCTCAGGAAACTGCTCATATTCCAGGCGCCTTGAAATCACCTGCTTTCTTTCCTCTACCTCCTGCTCTCCTTTAACTTCTACATAAAGGGCGAAACGATCTAAAAACTGAGGATTCAGCATCCCTTATTCAGGATTCATAGTCCCCACCAAAACAAACTCCGCCTTGTGGGAACAGGAGATCCCCTCCCTTTCCACCACGTTGATTCCCGATTGAGCAGTATCCAGCAGACTGTTTACAATATATTCACTGAGCAGGTTTACCTCATCTACATAAAGGATATTTCCATCTGCATTGGCCAGGATACCTGGTTCAAAATATTTACCTCCAGTAGCGATAGCTTTTTCAATATCGATGGTCCCAATCAAACGATCCTCCGTCACATTTAAAGGCAGGTCAACCACCTTCATTCCCGCAATCAGCCCCGACAAGCCCCTGACCAAAGTAGACTTGGCAGTACCTTTCTGCCCGCTTATTAAAACCCCACCGATTTTAGGATTAACGGCATTTAAGAGCAGCGCCTGCTTCACTTTTTCCTGACCCACTACCGCAGAAAAGGGGAAAACATA contains:
- a CDS encoding ABC transporter ATP-binding protein, which encodes MIELQGVTKKFNSLTAVDNVDLFIEKGEVFGLLGPNGAGKTTIIRMLTTLARPTSGKVIINNLDLTRQLTGVKAQIGVVPQHINLDGDLTLWDNLELHGRLHKIPKQERSKRIEELMAFTQLEERARDRVMVLSGGMKRKLMIARAMFHRPQILFLDEPTVGLDAHSRRKIWVLIRKMNDLGLTVLLTTHYIEEAETLCSRVGLIDKGKLIALGTPEELRHQVGDVVIENIINGDTSYQFFPDRETAAKTAGELAGKVIIRESNLEDVFIKLTDHKVGE
- a CDS encoding radical SAM protein; amino-acid sequence: MPEIINNLSYVVLWLTSDCNLRCKYCYARAGEKQTYMSFDTAKKVLGSIPNPFKVQLSGGEPLLNFELVRQISSYRDRW
- a CDS encoding AAA family ATPase, which gives rise to MSREYVFPFSAVVGQEKVKQALLLNAVNPKIGGVLISGQKGTAKSTLVRGLSGLIAGMKVVDLPLNVTEDRLIGTIDIEKAIATGGKYFEPGILANADGNILYVDEVNLLSEYIVNSLLDTAQSGINVVEREGISCSHKAEFVLVGTMNPE
- a CDS encoding cob(I)yrinic acid a,c-diamide adenosyltransferase, which codes for MYFFQFGKGCPYSSMIRSGFMHCGDCEGDCFNSQSNVEEKREHALMVYEFSREVLTGGKYDLVILDEFGNALRFDLLKVSHGLELIKLKPSRVELVFTGRGIPPELIEAADLVSENNAVKHPLKSGVKSRRGIEY
- a CDS encoding vWA domain-containing protein, producing the protein MPGDKLIDLAFDATLRAAAVFQKSRKSSGSAIIIEKCDFREKVREKKIGNTLLFVVDASGSMGANQRMKATKTAILSLLNDAYQKRDMVGLVAFRNSSAEMLLGITRSVHLANKNLKELPTGGKTPLAAGLALGYEILKSRKVKDPDMVPVLVLVSDGRANVSLKGGDPVEEAKELGRKMRAEGINGLVIDSENDFIELGLAKELAEVMEARYYKLEDLRAQEIEGAVRSFLR
- a CDS encoding ABC transporter permease; the protein is MDWHTIFWRQWQIFKSRFWKILGSTLVSPLLYMVAFGWGLGRSISVEGGSYMQFVVPGIIALTSMSVSFNSVAVPLNISRLYYKTYEEFVIAPISPVSVVLGEVAAGCGRGIFASIIVLGLSFLFGAQLIMPPLFWLVMLLNSFLFASLGVLAGMIINSHEDMGSFTSFVIVPMSFLSNTFFSIDDLPSGVNVLINFLPLTHASKALRAVVLENPFPWASLWIMLGFAVIFFWAAVKVTLRVE